One window from the genome of Paraconexibacter algicola encodes:
- a CDS encoding CARDB domain-containing protein, producing the protein MPFRPPVLGALAGAVALLASAATPTSAATDPGPRPTLAAKLTACEPATDVAGGSAAFTASMPARRGASRLWIRFALERQAPGRRGWERVAAPTFGEWEKSRPGVSGFVYAKRVEGLAPGAYRAVVRFRWVDAEGRTVRRAQRTTPACRQPDPRPNLELVRLRPAMGDGGPVAEVTVRNGGRTDTLAPAVVTLRVAGVEQPSQTVPPLGPGVTAIVTFPLAGCAPGQELRAEVDPADGIDEASETDNVAVRPCG; encoded by the coding sequence ATGCCGTTCCGTCCCCCCGTCCTGGGCGCCCTCGCCGGCGCCGTCGCGCTGCTGGCGTCCGCCGCGACCCCGACGTCGGCCGCGACCGATCCCGGGCCGCGGCCGACGCTCGCCGCGAAGCTCACCGCCTGCGAGCCGGCGACAGACGTCGCGGGCGGCAGCGCCGCGTTCACCGCGTCGATGCCGGCACGCCGGGGCGCCTCGCGCCTGTGGATCCGCTTCGCGCTCGAGCGCCAGGCGCCCGGTCGCCGCGGCTGGGAGCGGGTCGCCGCCCCGACCTTCGGCGAGTGGGAGAAGTCGCGGCCCGGCGTCTCCGGGTTCGTCTACGCCAAGCGGGTCGAGGGGCTCGCCCCCGGGGCCTACCGGGCGGTCGTCCGCTTCCGCTGGGTCGACGCCGAGGGCCGCACGGTCCGCCGCGCTCAGCGCACGACGCCCGCCTGCCGGCAGCCGGACCCGCGGCCGAACCTCGAGCTCGTGCGGCTGCGGCCCGCCATGGGCGACGGCGGCCCGGTCGCCGAGGTCACCGTCCGCAACGGCGGTCGCACCGACACGCTCGCCCCCGCCGTGGTGACGCTGCGCGTGGCCGGCGTCGAGCAGCCGTCGCAGACCGTGCCGCCGCTGGGGCCGGGCGTCACCGCGATCGTGACGTTCCCGCTGGCCGGCTGCGCGCCCGGCCAGGAGCTGCGGGCCGAGGTCGACCCGGCCGACGGCATCGACGAGGCCTCCGAGACCGACAACGTCGCCGTCCGTCCGTGCGGCTGA
- the rpmE gene encoding 50S ribosomal protein L31, with translation MKTAIHPEYVEAHVRCTCGNEFTTRSTMPEIHVEICSNCHPFYTGRQKLVDTGGRVERFKRRAAKRAADQRVSQG, from the coding sequence ATGAAGACCGCAATCCACCCCGAGTACGTCGAGGCGCACGTCCGCTGCACGTGCGGCAACGAGTTCACGACGCGCTCCACCATGCCCGAGATCCACGTGGAGATCTGCTCCAACTGCCACCCGTTCTACACGGGCCGGCAGAAGCTGGTCGACACCGGCGGTCGCGTCGAGCGCTTCAAGCGCCGCGCCGCCAAGCGCGCTGCCGATCAGCGCGTCTCGCAGGGCTAG
- the prfA gene encoding peptide chain release factor 1 — protein MIEQLVGQIEARFADLERMMVDPEVIGDRQRYAETGREYRQLEVAAKLAEEWRRASDDVAGAQELLAEGEDDEVREMLNAGRARLGELEEELRLAMVERDPNDEKNVIVEIQGGAGGEEAGLWAGDLYRMLTKYGERLKFTVEPMDIGDGKYTFAVKGDGAFSVYKFEGGTHRVQRVPATETQGRIHTSTATVAVLPEAEEVDVQIHQSDLQIDVYRSGGPGGQSVNTTDSAVRITHKPTGIVVAMQDEKSQLQNREKAMRVLRARIYEAALAEQQAAWSADRKAQVGTGDRAEKIRTYNYGERRVTDHRIKLTAHNLDAVLEGELDEFTAALTADEKRRRLEAQTTAGAGS, from the coding sequence GTGATCGAGCAGCTGGTCGGGCAGATCGAGGCGCGCTTCGCGGACCTCGAGCGGATGATGGTCGACCCCGAGGTGATCGGGGACCGGCAGCGCTACGCCGAGACCGGCCGCGAGTACCGCCAGCTCGAGGTCGCCGCGAAGCTCGCCGAGGAGTGGCGCCGCGCGTCCGACGACGTCGCCGGCGCCCAGGAGCTGCTGGCCGAGGGCGAGGACGACGAGGTCCGCGAGATGCTGAACGCCGGCCGCGCGCGCCTCGGGGAGCTCGAGGAGGAGCTGCGCCTGGCGATGGTCGAGCGCGACCCCAACGACGAGAAGAACGTCATCGTCGAGATCCAGGGCGGCGCCGGCGGGGAGGAGGCCGGCCTGTGGGCGGGCGACCTCTACCGGATGCTCACGAAGTACGGGGAGCGGCTGAAGTTCACGGTCGAGCCGATGGACATCGGCGACGGCAAGTACACCTTCGCGGTCAAGGGCGACGGCGCGTTCAGCGTCTACAAGTTCGAGGGCGGCACGCACCGCGTCCAGCGCGTGCCCGCGACCGAGACCCAGGGCCGCATCCACACCTCGACCGCCACGGTCGCGGTGCTGCCCGAGGCCGAGGAGGTCGACGTGCAGATCCACCAGTCCGACCTCCAGATCGACGTGTACCGCTCCGGCGGCCCGGGCGGCCAGTCGGTCAACACGACCGACTCGGCGGTGCGGATCACGCACAAGCCCACGGGGATCGTCGTGGCGATGCAGGACGAGAAGAGCCAGCTGCAGAACCGCGAGAAGGCGATGCGCGTGCTGCGCGCCCGGATCTACGAGGCGGCGCTCGCCGAGCAGCAGGCCGCCTGGTCGGCCGACCGCAAGGCCCAGGTCGGCACCGGCGACCGCGCCGAGAAGATCCGCACGTACAACTACGGCGAGCGCCGGGTCACCGACCACCGCATCAAGCTCACCGCCCACAACCTCGACGCGGTCCTCGAGGGCGAGCTCGACGAGTTCACCGCCGCGCTCACCGCCGACGAGAAGCGCCGCCGGCTCGAGGCGCAGACCACCGCCGGCGCCGGGTCGTGA
- the prmC gene encoding peptide chain release factor N(5)-glutamine methyltransferase, with protein sequence MSFAGVPVREALDSALVALRGSGSATPELDAELLLAHALGWDRTRLFLERDTPVEGAAIRVFRDLVRRRTVLREPVAYLLGTRGFRHLDLAVDPRVLIPRPETELLVELAVAALPSGARVLDVGTGSGAIALALKDERPDLEVHAVDASAAALEVARANARRLRLDVAFAAADLLDGAPDGPWDAVVSNPPYVPDGDRATMMHDVVQHEPGDALFAGPDGLDVLRRLLPACAAAAVPWVAVEHGIGQRGAVVGLARGAGYPHADVHDDLAGIDRVVVARR encoded by the coding sequence GTGAGCTTCGCGGGCGTCCCGGTCCGGGAGGCCCTCGACAGCGCGCTCGTCGCGCTGCGTGGCAGCGGCTCGGCGACGCCGGAGCTCGACGCCGAGCTGCTGCTCGCCCACGCGCTGGGCTGGGACCGCACGCGGCTGTTCCTCGAGCGCGACACCCCGGTCGAGGGGGCGGCGATCCGGGTCTTCCGCGACCTCGTGCGGCGCCGCACCGTCCTGCGCGAGCCCGTCGCCTACCTGCTAGGCACGCGCGGCTTCCGCCACCTCGACCTCGCGGTCGACCCGCGCGTGCTGATCCCGCGGCCGGAGACCGAGCTGCTGGTGGAGCTCGCCGTCGCCGCGCTGCCGTCCGGGGCCCGCGTGCTCGACGTCGGCACCGGGAGCGGCGCGATCGCGCTCGCGCTGAAGGACGAGCGGCCCGACCTGGAGGTGCACGCCGTCGACGCCAGCGCCGCGGCGCTCGAGGTCGCGCGGGCGAACGCGCGGCGACTGCGCCTCGACGTCGCGTTCGCGGCGGCCGACCTCCTGGACGGGGCGCCCGACGGCCCGTGGGACGCGGTCGTCTCCAACCCGCCCTACGTGCCCGACGGCGACCGGGCGACGATGATGCACGACGTCGTCCAGCACGAGCCCGGGGACGCGCTGTTCGCCGGGCCGGACGGGCTCGACGTGCTGCGCCGGCTGCTCCCGGCGTGCGCGGCGGCGGCCGTGCCGTGGGTCGCCGTCGAGCACGGGATCGGGCAGCGCGGCGCGGTCGTCGGACTCGCCCGGGGGGCCGGCTACCCGCACGCCGACGTGCACGACGACCTCGCGGGGATCGACCGCGTGGTGGTCGCCCGGCGCTGA
- a CDS encoding L-threonylcarbamoyladenylate synthase translates to MALTSADAQTFERCMSVAGVAVFPADTVYGLACDADEKEAVRRLYALKRRRPDKPAAVMFFQSELALTALPELGDRTREAVRRLTPGGVTLLLPNPAHRFPLACGPSPDVLGLRIPALGLEAAALHEVRWPVLQSSANLAGGPDARRLDEVDPVLREEADLVLDAGELPGTPSTVVDLTTYEQDGDHRIVRQGLVAADEVAAALV, encoded by the coding sequence ATGGCCCTCACCTCCGCCGACGCCCAGACCTTCGAGCGCTGCATGAGCGTGGCCGGCGTCGCCGTGTTCCCGGCCGACACGGTCTACGGCCTGGCGTGCGACGCCGACGAGAAGGAGGCGGTCCGCCGCCTCTACGCGCTCAAGCGCCGCCGCCCGGACAAGCCCGCCGCGGTCATGTTCTTCCAGAGCGAGCTCGCGCTCACCGCCCTGCCGGAGCTCGGCGACCGCACCCGTGAGGCGGTCCGCCGGCTGACCCCGGGCGGGGTGACGCTGCTGCTGCCCAACCCGGCGCACCGCTTCCCGCTGGCCTGCGGGCCGTCCCCGGACGTGCTGGGCCTGCGGATCCCCGCGCTCGGCCTGGAGGCCGCGGCGCTGCACGAGGTCCGCTGGCCGGTGCTGCAGTCCAGTGCCAACCTCGCCGGGGGGCCGGACGCGCGCCGTCTGGACGAGGTCGACCCGGTGCTGCGCGAGGAGGCCGATCTCGTCCTCGACGCCGGGGAGCTGCCGGGCACGCCGTCGACCGTGGTCGACCTCACGACCTACGAGCAGGACGGCGACCACCGGATCGTCCGGCAGGGCCTGGTCGCCGCCGACGAGGTCGCCGCCGCGCTGGTCTGA
- the rpiB gene encoding ribose 5-phosphate isomerase B, with amino-acid sequence MRIAVGSDHAGFHLKEHVAATLRAAGHEVVDVGTTSPDSVDYPGFARDAAALVARGEAERGVLACGSGVGVAIVANKVGGIRAVNAHDPQEAEMSRRHNDANVVTLSGARLEPGTADEIVRTFLDTDFEGGRHARRVGQIADIEA; translated from the coding sequence ATGCGCATCGCCGTCGGCTCCGACCACGCCGGGTTCCACCTCAAGGAGCACGTCGCCGCGACGCTGCGTGCCGCCGGGCACGAGGTCGTCGACGTGGGCACCACCTCGCCGGACTCCGTCGACTACCCGGGCTTCGCGCGCGACGCCGCCGCCCTCGTCGCCCGCGGCGAGGCCGAGCGCGGCGTGCTGGCCTGCGGGTCGGGCGTCGGGGTCGCGATCGTCGCGAACAAGGTCGGCGGCATCCGGGCGGTCAACGCGCACGACCCGCAGGAGGCGGAGATGTCGCGGCGCCACAACGACGCGAACGTCGTGACGCTGTCGGGCGCCCGGCTCGAGCCCGGTACGGCCGACGAGATCGTCCGCACCTTCCTCGACACCGACTTCGAGGGCGGCCGTCACGCCCGCCGCGTCGGGCAGATCGCCGACATCGAGGCGTAG
- the glyA gene encoding serine hydroxymethyltransferase, with protein sequence MSDLPSDFFNRPIAEVDPEVAHAIGLELERQQRTLEMIASENFVPQAILDAQGSVLTNKYAEGYPGRRYYGGCEHVDVIEQLAIDRAKQLFGAEHANVQPHAGAQTNTAVYHALLQPGDTVMGLALPHGGHLSHGMKLNVSGRLYDIAPYEVSAETGLVDMDAVERIAHERKPKMIVAGWSAYPRHLDFARFREIADAVGAYLLVDMAHFAGLVAAGVHPSPVPHADVVTTTVHKTLGGARGGLILCREEHQKKIDSAVFPGQQGGPLEHVVAGKAVAFKIAMSEQFKERQVRTIAGARAVADALLAEGPRSHGVNVLTGGTDVHLVLADLRESEIDGQQSEDRLHEIGITVNRNSVPFDPRPPMVTSGLRVGASALATRGLSVEDFAEVGEIIATALTPEFADRKAELAERVVAIADKHPLYEHLGARAAV encoded by the coding sequence GTGTCCGACCTGCCGTCCGACTTCTTCAACCGCCCGATCGCCGAGGTCGACCCCGAGGTCGCGCACGCGATCGGCCTCGAGCTCGAGCGCCAGCAGCGCACGCTCGAGATGATCGCCAGCGAGAACTTCGTCCCGCAGGCGATCCTCGACGCGCAGGGCAGCGTCCTGACCAACAAGTACGCCGAGGGCTACCCGGGCCGCCGCTACTACGGCGGCTGCGAGCACGTCGACGTCATCGAGCAGCTGGCGATCGACCGCGCCAAGCAGCTGTTCGGCGCCGAGCACGCCAACGTCCAGCCGCACGCGGGCGCCCAGACCAACACCGCCGTCTACCACGCGCTGCTGCAGCCCGGGGACACCGTCATGGGCCTCGCGCTCCCGCACGGCGGCCACCTCTCGCACGGCATGAAGCTCAACGTCTCGGGTCGCCTGTACGACATCGCCCCGTACGAGGTCTCGGCCGAGACCGGGCTCGTGGACATGGACGCCGTCGAGCGGATCGCGCACGAGCGCAAGCCGAAGATGATCGTCGCGGGCTGGTCCGCGTACCCGCGCCACCTCGACTTCGCGCGCTTCCGCGAGATCGCCGACGCGGTCGGCGCCTACCTGCTCGTGGACATGGCGCACTTCGCCGGCCTCGTCGCCGCGGGCGTGCACCCGAGCCCCGTCCCGCACGCGGACGTCGTGACGACCACCGTCCACAAGACCCTCGGCGGCGCCCGTGGCGGCCTCATCCTCTGCCGCGAGGAGCACCAGAAGAAGATCGACAGCGCCGTCTTCCCGGGCCAGCAGGGCGGCCCGCTGGAGCACGTCGTCGCCGGCAAGGCCGTCGCGTTCAAGATCGCGATGAGCGAGCAGTTCAAGGAGCGCCAGGTCCGCACCATCGCCGGCGCCCGCGCGGTCGCCGACGCGCTGCTGGCCGAGGGGCCGCGCAGCCACGGCGTGAACGTCCTGACCGGGGGCACCGACGTGCACCTCGTGCTCGCCGACCTGCGCGAGAGCGAGATCGACGGCCAGCAGAGCGAGGACCGCCTGCACGAGATCGGCATCACGGTCAACCGCAACTCGGTCCCGTTCGACCCGCGCCCGCCGATGGTCACGAGCGGCCTGCGCGTCGGCGCGTCGGCGCTCGCCACCCGGGGCCTGTCGGTCGAGGACTTCGCCGAGGTCGGCGAGATCATCGCGACCGCGCTGACCCCTGAGTTCGCGGACCGCAAGGCGGAACTCGCCGAGCGCGTCGTCGCGATCGCCGACAAGCACCCGCTCTACGAGCACCTGGGCGCCCGCGCCGCGGTCTGA
- a CDS encoding glycosyltransferase family 4 protein — translation MTVEDAILALVAAFVVAALATPLTSRLARAVGAVDRPRDRGLAAGGTPLLGGLAMLAAVLVAGLLFLDFGGILGDRLHGILAGAVVIALVGALDDRFDLHPAVKLLGQIGAASVPVAAGVEVTNITFPFLGAVDFGSAGAPLTVVGLVAVMNVVNLSDGIDGLAAGVCAIAAAAFAIIAFDLQRDHAGVLAAITCGAALGFLVHNFHPASAFMGDCGSNLLGLLLGCVAVEGAVKTQAILALLFPLVVLAVPFLDTTFVVLKRLKYRRPIYAADTNHFHHRFSAIGFSQRRTVLYLYAWTVCLAGFAVALRFVPYSDNGGSFDPGWTAVMAGLGLLVLAASVYLVYTLEILKFRVTLRRRTGRAAADVDAEVARAMETGEFQALRADDGPSGPRTPSA, via the coding sequence ATGACCGTCGAAGACGCCATCCTCGCCCTGGTGGCGGCCTTCGTGGTCGCGGCCCTGGCGACCCCGCTGACGTCCCGGCTGGCCCGGGCCGTCGGGGCGGTCGACCGGCCGCGCGACCGCGGACTGGCCGCCGGCGGCACGCCGCTGCTCGGCGGCCTGGCGATGCTCGCGGCGGTCCTCGTCGCGGGCCTGCTGTTCCTCGACTTCGGCGGCATCCTCGGCGACCGCCTGCACGGCATCCTCGCCGGGGCGGTCGTGATCGCGCTCGTCGGCGCGCTGGACGACCGCTTCGACCTGCACCCGGCGGTCAAGCTGCTCGGCCAGATCGGGGCGGCGAGCGTGCCGGTCGCCGCCGGCGTCGAGGTCACGAACATCACGTTCCCGTTCCTCGGCGCGGTCGACTTCGGCAGCGCGGGCGCGCCCCTGACCGTGGTCGGGCTGGTGGCGGTGATGAACGTCGTGAACCTCTCCGACGGCATCGACGGCCTCGCGGCCGGGGTCTGCGCGATCGCCGCGGCGGCGTTCGCGATCATCGCGTTCGACCTGCAGCGCGACCACGCGGGCGTGCTCGCGGCGATCACCTGCGGGGCGGCGCTCGGCTTCCTCGTGCACAACTTCCACCCGGCGAGCGCCTTCATGGGCGACTGCGGGTCGAACCTGCTCGGGCTGCTGCTGGGCTGCGTCGCGGTGGAGGGCGCGGTCAAGACGCAGGCGATCCTCGCCCTGCTGTTCCCGCTCGTCGTCCTGGCGGTGCCGTTCCTGGACACGACCTTCGTCGTCCTGAAGCGGCTGAAGTACCGCCGGCCGATCTACGCGGCGGACACCAACCACTTCCACCACCGCTTCAGCGCGATCGGCTTCAGCCAGCGGCGGACGGTCCTGTACCTCTACGCGTGGACGGTCTGCCTGGCGGGGTTCGCGGTGGCGCTGCGGTTCGTCCCCTACTCCGACAACGGCGGCAGCTTCGACCCCGGCTGGACGGCGGTGATGGCCGGGCTCGGGCTGCTCGTGCTCGCCGCCAGCGTGTACCTCGTCTACACGCTCGAGATCCTGAAGTTCCGGGTGACGCTGCGGCGGCGCACGGGCCGGGCGGCCGCGGACGTCGACGCCGAGGTGGCGCGGGCGATGGAGACCGGCGAGTTCCAGGCGCTGCGGGCGGACGACGGTCCTAGCGGACCCCGTACACCGTCCGCATGA